Proteins encoded together in one Blastocatellia bacterium window:
- a CDS encoding transposase, translating into MKHDLYGHGRPRLNRRSIRLKGYDYAQPGAYFITICTHDRACLFGDVVDGKMRLNAMGQMVQQCWQEIPCHFPHVELDAFVVMPNHIHGILVITDTNVGARHVGARHAGARHAVPLHHAMPVPPPPMPPQNPIPSSNAMPPHDAVPPRNIPTSPNTTTPRTEQFGKPVAGTVPTIIRSFKSAVTQRINAVRRTPGAPVWQRNYYEHIIRDNDSLYRIRQYIRDNPLRWMFDRANPNATTYEAENA; encoded by the coding sequence ATGAAACACGATCTGTACGGGCACGGCAGGCCGCGCCTCAACCGCCGCAGCATCCGCCTGAAGGGATACGATTATGCGCAGCCAGGGGCGTATTTCATCACCATCTGCACGCACGACCGGGCCTGTTTGTTTGGCGATGTGGTGGATGGAAAAATGCGGTTGAATGCAATGGGGCAGATGGTTCAACAATGTTGGCAGGAAATACCCTGTCATTTTCCGCATGTGGAATTGGATGCATTTGTGGTGATGCCCAACCATATTCACGGCATCCTGGTCATCACCGATACTAACGTAGGGGCACGGCATGTAGGGGCACGGCATGCAGGGGCACGGCATGCCGTGCCCCTGCACCATGCGATGCCCGTACCACCACCCCCGATGCCGCCACAAAATCCGATACCATCGTCAAACGCGATGCCGCCACACGATGCCGTGCCGCCACGAAATATTCCCACGTCCCCAAACACCACCACACCACGGACCGAACAATTCGGCAAACCGGTTGCCGGCACCGTTCCCACCATCATTCGTTCATTCAAATCTGCTGTAACGCAACGCATTAACGCCGTGCGCCGCACCCCTGGCGCGCCCGTCTGGCAACGGAACTACTACGAACACATCATTCGTGACAACGATTCGCTGTACCGCATCCGCCAATACATCCGCGACAATCCGCTGCGGTGGATGTTTGATCGCGCAAATCCAAACGCTACCACCTACGAGGCCGAGAACGCATGA
- a CDS encoding restriction endonuclease subunit S has protein sequence MADEWRETTLDDLIEIKHGFAFKGEFFCDEPRGDILLTPGNFAIGGGFKADKVKYYDGPVPDDFVLHEGDLIVTMTDLSKNTDTLGYPAFVPSDSEGRRYLHNQRLGKVVAKDKNTLELRYLYYVLCSAKYRHEILASATGTTVKHTSPERIKRFHLRLPPLPEQRAIAHILGTLDDKIELNRRMSQTLEQMARALFKAWFVDFEPVRAKMEGRWKRGQTLPGLPAELYDLFPARLVPSELGEIPEGWEVGRLADLAAVKSGKRPSTLVSSTPTEGVSVSLWGGNGAMGYVCAPLFCNPIILTGRVGTLGSVFRISEPCWPSDNTLVVLPADENLFEYLYFCMKRFDYEALNRGSTQPLLTQTDLMNQTVLIPFKAIVAEFHKYQAVFWSRIDKMNSESRTLAALRDALLPKLIRGEIRVKDAEGFLKERGL, from the coding sequence ATGGCGGATGAGTGGCGAGAGACTACCCTTGATGACCTGATTGAGATTAAGCATGGATTTGCCTTCAAGGGTGAATTTTTCTGCGATGAGCCGAGAGGAGACATTCTCCTGACGCCGGGAAACTTTGCTATCGGCGGTGGATTTAAGGCTGACAAAGTTAAATACTACGATGGTCCAGTGCCCGATGATTTTGTGCTACACGAAGGTGATTTAATTGTAACGATGACGGATCTTAGTAAGAACACTGATACCCTGGGTTACCCTGCTTTCGTTCCGTCGGACAGCGAAGGTCGCCGCTATCTTCACAACCAACGACTTGGAAAGGTCGTTGCGAAAGATAAAAACACACTGGAACTACGCTACCTTTACTACGTCCTGTGTAGCGCGAAATACCGGCACGAAATACTTGCGAGCGCAACGGGAACGACCGTTAAACACACCTCGCCGGAACGAATTAAACGATTTCACTTGCGGCTCCCTCCTCTCCCCGAGCAACGCGCCATTGCCCACATCCTCGGCACGCTGGACGACAAGATCGAGCTGAACCGCCGCATGAGCCAGACACTGGAGCAGATGGCACGGGCGCTGTTTAAGGCCTGGTTCGTGGACTTTGAGCCGGTGCGCGCCAAAATGGAAGGTCGCTGGAAACGCGGCCAGACATTGCCCGGCCTCCCCGCCGAGCTCTACGACCTTTTCCCCGCCCGCCTCGTCCCCTCCGAACTCGGCGAGATACCGGAGGGGTGGGAGGTGGGGAGGCTTGCGGATTTAGCAGCAGTAAAGAGCGGAAAGCGGCCGAGCACCCTGGTTTCATCCACACCAACGGAGGGGGTGAGCGTATCACTCTGGGGCGGAAATGGTGCAATGGGGTACGTTTGTGCCCCTCTGTTCTGCAACCCAATTATCCTAACGGGCCGCGTGGGCACTTTAGGTTCTGTATTTCGAATATCCGAGCCATGCTGGCCATCTGACAATACTCTCGTAGTGCTGCCTGCTGATGAAAACCTTTTCGAGTATCTATACTTCTGCATGAAGAGATTTGATTATGAAGCGCTCAATCGCGGCTCAACACAACCGCTACTAACTCAAACGGATTTGATGAATCAAACTGTGCTTATTCCGTTTAAAGCTATTGTCGCCGAATTTCATAAGTATCAAGCAGTCTTTTGGTCACGAATTGATAAGATGAACAGTGAATCCCGCACCCTCGCCGCCCTGCGCGATGCGCTGCTGCCGAAACTGATTCGTGGCGAAATTCGGGTGAAGGATGCGGAGGGGTTTTTGAAGGAGAGGGGGCTATGA
- a CDS encoding PDDEXK nuclease domain-containing protein — translation MAGKPKKPKSSSSLAQRAHARIPASASATDLPADYANLLFQLKERIRQERLRVVMSANAAMVLLYWDIGRTILERQQQEGWGAKVIDRLSADLRREFPDMQGLSPRNLKYMRAFAAAWTDREIVQEVLAQITWYHNIALLDKLDDPDARLWYARKAREEGWSRNVLVLQIERQLYQRQGKAITNFPATLPLADSDMAAEVFKDPYLFDFLGTADTRRERELEQALIDHIQRFLLELGAGFAFVGRQVLLEVGDRDFYVDLLLYHLKLHCFVVVELKAGPFDPAYVGQMNLYLSAVDDLMRHPDDKPTIGLLLCKSKDRLIVEYALRDVQKPIGVAQWETRLVQTLPAELKGSLPTVEELEAELRHVQKENQELGYGG, via the coding sequence ATGGCAGGTAAGCCCAAAAAGCCAAAAAGCTCATCATCGCTGGCGCAGCGCGCGCATGCCCGCATTCCGGCTTCGGCAAGTGCAACCGATTTGCCCGCCGATTACGCAAACCTCCTCTTTCAGCTCAAGGAGCGAATCCGCCAAGAACGCCTGCGCGTGGTCATGTCGGCTAATGCCGCCATGGTGCTGCTCTACTGGGACATCGGGCGGACGATTCTGGAGCGGCAACAGCAGGAAGGCTGGGGCGCGAAAGTCATTGACCGGCTGTCGGCCGATTTGCGACGGGAGTTCCCCGATATGCAAGGGCTCTCCCCGCGCAACCTCAAGTACATGCGCGCCTTTGCCGCCGCCTGGACCGACCGGGAAATTGTGCAAGAGGTGCTTGCACAAATTACCTGGTACCACAATATCGCTTTGCTGGATAAGCTGGATGACCCCGACGCCCGTCTCTGGTACGCCCGCAAGGCACGCGAGGAAGGCTGGAGCCGCAATGTGCTGGTCCTCCAGATCGAACGCCAGCTCTACCAGCGGCAAGGCAAAGCCATCACGAACTTTCCGGCGACCCTGCCACTGGCTGATTCCGACATGGCAGCAGAGGTATTCAAGGACCCGTACCTCTTTGACTTTCTCGGCACGGCGGACACCCGACGCGAGCGCGAGCTGGAACAAGCCCTCATAGACCACATCCAGCGATTCCTTCTGGAATTGGGCGCAGGCTTCGCCTTCGTCGGGCGGCAGGTCTTGCTCGAGGTCGGCGACCGCGATTTTTACGTGGACTTGCTCTTGTACCATCTCAAGTTGCACTGTTTTGTCGTCGTTGAACTGAAAGCCGGACCTTTTGACCCCGCCTATGTCGGGCAGATGAACCTCTACCTTTCGGCTGTGGACGACCTTATGCGCCATCCCGACGACAAGCCCACGATCGGACTTCTTTTGTGCAAAAGCAAAGACCGGCTCATCGTGGAGTATGCCCTTCGAGATGTGCAGAAACCGATCGGCGTGGCTCAGTGGGAAACACGGCTTGTCCAAACCCTCCCCGCTGAACTCAAAGGCAGCCTGCCGACAGTGGAAGAGCTGGAAGCGGAATTGCGACACGTGCAGAAAGAAAACCAGGAGCTCGGCTATGGCGGATGA
- a CDS encoding Fic family protein: MHRGSTGRYEVTATTGERVQAFIPDPLPPNPPLELTPQRQQLLERATLALGRLDSVTLLLPDPDLFLYSYVRREAVLSSQIEGTQSSLAQLLLFELEEAPGVPLDDVVEVSNYVAALDHGLKRLQEGFPLSNRLIREMHGILLSSGRGGEKSPGEFRRTQNWIGGTRPGNAQFVPPPPEYVQDCMADLERFIHGEDNPYPALIKAAPAHVQFETIHPFLDGNGRIGRLLIAFILHHERLLSLPLLYLSLYFKQHRSEYYRLLDQVRTGGDWEAWLDFFLEGVEQTATNAVETAKRLLALFQQDEQRIQTAGRAASTALRVFRVMCQRPLVNLNQVCERTGLSFPAAAKAMDALQRLGLVREITGRRRNRVFAYHDYLGILNEGMEVASDQV; this comes from the coding sequence ATGCACCGAGGATCCACAGGACGCTATGAAGTCACTGCAACTACTGGCGAGCGAGTTCAGGCATTCATTCCTGATCCGCTCCCGCCGAATCCGCCGTTAGAGCTGACGCCTCAGAGACAGCAATTGCTGGAACGGGCAACGCTGGCATTGGGTCGGCTGGATAGTGTGACGTTGCTTCTACCCGATCCCGACCTCTTTCTCTACTCCTATGTTCGCCGCGAAGCGGTCCTTTCATCGCAAATAGAGGGAACGCAATCCTCTCTGGCTCAACTGCTGTTGTTCGAGCTGGAAGAAGCGCCAGGGGTTCCTTTGGACGATGTTGTGGAGGTCTCCAATTATGTTGCAGCGCTTGACCATGGCCTCAAACGGTTGCAGGAAGGGTTTCCCCTCTCAAACCGTCTGATTCGAGAGATGCATGGCATTCTGCTCTCCAGTGGACGGGGAGGTGAAAAATCACCGGGTGAGTTTCGACGGACGCAAAACTGGATAGGTGGCACCCGTCCCGGCAATGCGCAGTTTGTTCCTCCACCGCCTGAATACGTCCAAGACTGCATGGCCGATCTCGAACGCTTCATCCACGGCGAGGACAATCCCTATCCCGCGCTCATCAAAGCAGCTCCTGCTCATGTCCAGTTCGAGACCATTCATCCTTTTTTAGACGGCAACGGACGCATCGGGCGGCTTCTGATTGCGTTCATCCTGCATCATGAACGGCTGCTGTCTCTGCCGCTTCTCTACTTGAGTTTGTATTTCAAGCAACATCGCAGCGAGTATTACCGGTTGCTGGACCAGGTGCGGACCGGGGGTGATTGGGAAGCATGGCTCGATTTCTTTCTCGAAGGCGTCGAGCAAACGGCGACCAACGCAGTCGAAACCGCAAAGCGACTCCTTGCGCTTTTCCAGCAAGATGAGCAACGGATTCAGACTGCCGGTCGTGCTGCCTCGACTGCGCTTCGGGTCTTTCGGGTGATGTGCCAGCGTCCGTTGGTCAATCTTAATCAGGTTTGCGAGCGCACGGGACTTTCGTTCCCTGCAGCAGCCAAAGCAATGGATGCACTCCAGCGGCTTGGGCTGGTGCGAGAGATCACCGGTCGGCGGCGAAATCGGGTTTTCGCTTATCACGATTACCTCGGCATCCTGAACGAAGGCATGGAAGTAGCATCAGATCAGGTGTAA